The following is a genomic window from Dehalogenimonas sp. 4OHTPN.
AGCACCACCGCCACGATGAAAAGAAACGACAGCAGGAACTTCAGCCTGGGGTCACGTCGGTGAGCTGGGCTGACGAGGTGGCTGTACTGGTCTAAGAAACTGTGTCTCATCTTCTTCCAGTTACGGAGTTGAACGGCGAGACCGGGTGATTATCCATCCGATTGCGTAAACTGCGCCGAACATGACCAATACACCGAACCATCCCGCCAGAATGGTTGCTAGGGTTTCATTCTCGACGCCAGGGAAGACGTAGTCGGCGATTATCTGGAATGGGGCGTCGCTCGCCTTTTCGATGAATCCATTATCCTCGGCGACTCTCTCGAGGCCGTCGGGGGAACCGGATGCCAGCGGCGACAGCGTCGCCAGCAGCAGGGCGGCGCCGAGGCCGATGAGCCACCACTTTCTGGGGGTCATATCCGCTCCAATTGCAGCACGTCAGCGCGGGAGGCCATAACAGCCGAAACCACCAGGACGGTAATCAACCCCTCTCCGATGCCTATGAGAGCGTGAACGGCCAGCATTGCCGGGCCGACGACCTCGAAGGCAGACATACCCGATGCCGCCAGCTCGACAGCGGCTGCCAGCGAGGCAACCATCACCGAGACCCAGCCGGCAATGGCGGCGCCGGTGAGTTTTGCCCAGCGCCCGTCGCCGAGCATCGCCGCCGCCGCCCGGAAGATGAAATAAGCCCCGAACACGGCCAGGATTCCCATATTGAGGATGTTGGCGCCCAGGGCCGCCAGCCCGCCGTCCTGGAAGATCAGCGCCTGGGCGATGAGAACAGCGGACATGATGATGACCCCAGCCCACGGCCCGATGAGAATGGCGCACAGCGCCGCTCCGATGAGGTGGCCCGATGTGCCGCCGGCAACCGGGAAGTTAAGCATCTGGGCGGCGAAGATGAAGGCCGCCAGCATACCCATCAGCGGCACCTGCTTCTCGCCGATTTTTTTGGCGGCGATCTTCACCGCCGCGCCGAGACCTCCGGCGGAGATCACGCCGGCGGCGGCCACAGTGGTCATATTCAAAAAACCATCGGGAATGTGCATTTGGATTCCTTCATTACCGGCAATCGGCGCACAGGCCGGTGATGACGTGGTGGTGGAGGTCCGCCTCGAAACCGTGTTTCTTTCGCAGCGCCTGGGCCAAAGGCGCCAGGGCTTCCTCTGACAATTCAACCACCTTGCCGCACTTCCGACACTTGAGGTGATGATGGTGGCCTTCCTCGGCGTGGTGGTAGACGTGACTGCCGCCGATGTCGGCCTTGACCGCCAGACCCAAGCCTTCGAGGAGTTCCAGGGTCCTGTACACCGTGGAGCGGTTGACGCCATCAACTTTATCCTTGACCTGCTCGTAAATAGCATCGGCGGTCAGATGCGCCCCTTCGGCGTGGAGGATGTCCAGGATAATCCGCCGCTGCGGCGTCAGCCGGTAACCCTTAGCCTTAAGTATAGTAGTGCAACTCATAGTTATTGCGACTCTTTGCAATAAGTGATTATGACAGACGGCTCACATCTGTGTCAATGGTTTCCTCCCGACGCGGAATGGCTTAAAATAAAAATACGATGGAACCTGTCATGGACAAATGCCTTTTCCCTTTGAGTCGCACCGTTTCTTCAGACGGGCTTAACCACAAGGTGCTTTTTCAATGTGGCGACGGCAAAACCGTTGAAGCTGCCTTGATGCTTTTTCTTAATCCCGGCAGGCGCCCCAGGCGCACCGTTTGCATTTCCTGTCAGGTCGGCTGCCCTATCGGCTGCCCCTTCTGCGCCACCGGGC
Proteins encoded in this region:
- a CDS encoding energy-coupling factor ABC transporter permease gives rise to the protein MHIPDGFLNMTTVAAAGVISAGGLGAAVKIAAKKIGEKQVPLMGMLAAFIFAAQMLNFPVAGGTSGHLIGAALCAILIGPWAGVIIMSAVLIAQALIFQDGGLAALGANILNMGILAVFGAYFIFRAAAAMLGDGRWAKLTGAAIAGWVSVMVASLAAAVELAASGMSAFEVVGPAMLAVHALIGIGEGLITVLVVSAVMASRADVLQLERI
- a CDS encoding PDGLE domain-containing protein, yielding MTPRKWWLIGLGAALLLATLSPLASGSPDGLERVAEDNGFIEKASDAPFQIIADYVFPGVENETLATILAGWFGVLVMFGAVYAIGWIITRSRRSTP
- a CDS encoding Fur family transcriptional regulator, giving the protein MSCTTILKAKGYRLTPQRRIILDILHAEGAHLTADAIYEQVKDKVDGVNRSTVYRTLELLEGLGLAVKADIGGSHVYHHAEEGHHHHLKCRKCGKVVELSEEALAPLAQALRKKHGFEADLHHHVITGLCADCR